In Numida meleagris isolate 19003 breed g44 Domestic line chromosome 3, NumMel1.0, whole genome shotgun sequence, the following are encoded in one genomic region:
- the SIX2 gene encoding homeobox protein SIX2 produces the protein MSMLPTFGFTQEQVACVCEVLQQGGNIERLGRFLWSLPACEHLHKNESVLKAKAVVAFHRGNFRELYKILESHQFSAHNHPKLQQLWLKAHYIEAEKLRGRPLGAVGKYRVRRKFPLPRSIWDGEETSYCFKEKSRSVLREWYAHNPYPSPREKRELAEATGLTTTQVSNWFKNRRQRDRAAEAKERENNENSNSNSHNPLSASMNGNKTVLGSSEDEKTPSGTPDHTSSSPALLLGSNPGLQPLHGLGHPQGPSAIPVPSADPMHHHSLQNSILNPMSSNLVDLGS, from the exons ATGTCGATGCTCCCGACTTTTGGCTTCACCCAAGAGCAAGTGGCTTGCGTCTGTGAGGTGCTCCAGCAAGGAGGCAACATCGAGCGGCTGGGGCGGTTCCTCTGGTCCCTCCCTGCGTGCGAGCACCTCCACAAAAACGAGAGCGTCCTGAAGGCCAAGGCCGTGGTGGCCTTCCATCGGGGCAACTTCCGCGAGCTCTACAAGATCCTGGAGAGCCACCAGTTCTCGGCGCACAACCACcccaagctgcagcagctctggctcaAGGCGCACTACATCGAGGCGGAGAAGCTGCGGGGGCGACCCCTAGGGGCGGTGGGCAAGTACCGGGTGCGCCGCAAGTTCCCGCTGCCCCGCTCCATCTGGGACGGCGAGGAGACCAGCTACTGCTTCAAGGAGAAGAGCCGCAGCGTCCTCCGCGAGTGGTACGCGCATAATCCCTACCCGTCCCCACGCGAGAAGCGGGAGCTGGCCGAGGCCACCGGTCTCACCACCACGCAGGTCAGCAACTGGTTCAAGAACCGCCGGCAGCGAGATCGAGCGGCCGAGGCCAAGGAAAG GGAAAACAACGAGAATTCCAACTCCAACAGCCACAACCCGCTCTCGGCGTCAATGAACGGGAATAAGACAGTTTTGGGGAGCTCGGAGGACGAGAAGACGCCGTCAGGGACCCCGGACCACACCTCCTCCAGCCCCGCGCTACTGCTCGGCTCCAACccggggctgcagcccctgcacgGCCTGGGCCACCCGCAGGGCCCCAGCGCCATCCCCGTGCCCAGCGCCGACCCCATGCACCACCACAGCTTGCAGAACTCCATCCTCAACCCCATGTCATCCAACCTGGTCGATCTGGGCTCTTAA